In one window of Cryptococcus neoformans var. neoformans JEC21 chromosome 7 sequence DNA:
- a CDS encoding mannitol-1-phosphate dehydrogenase, putative, with protein MMTISSRRISTFTTALKSIVTRLPPNSTHIRPISTRLSAPFLHHPSISATTSRIIHTTRANMSTLSNFTIPKTQIAAVVKTTGAELAIDKEHPVKQASELRPGECLVKISHTGVCHTDLHAKSGDWPIPPSHPLIGGHEGVGTIVAIGDHTAASPVKLGDRVGIKWLADSCLSCELCRRGYEMNCPNVKLSGYTTDGTFSEYVVSFVNHVTPIPESLDSAGAASILCAGVTTYKALKVSNTKVGDWVALPGAGGGLGHLAVQYAKAMGLKVVAIDTGAAKEKLVKSLGADAWVDFKTSKDIVADIKAATGGDGPAAAVVTAANKTGYSQAIEYLKPSGTLVAVGMPDAEMGANVFWTVFKSIRIQGSYVGNRQDAIEALDIAASGHVRVVFEEKGLESLKDVYEDLEAGKIAGRVVLKVSDE; from the exons ATGATGACGATTTCTTCCAGGCGAATCTCGACCTTCACCACAGCCCTCAAGTCCATTGTTACCCGTTTGCCTCCGAACTCAACGCATATAAGACCCATCTCCACACGTCTTTCTGccccttttcttcaccatccatCTATATCCGCAACCACATCACGTATTATCCATACAACCCGAGCAAACATGTCTACTCTCTCTAActtcaccatccccaaAACCCAGATTGCCGCTGTTGTCAAAACTACCGGCGCTGAGCTCGCGATTGACAAGGAGCACCCTGTCAAGCAGGCCTCGGAGCTCAGGCCTGGCGAATGTTTGGTCAAAATCTCCCACACTGGTGTCTGCCATACCGACTTGCACGCCAAGTCTGGCGACTGGCCTATTCCcccatcccatcctcttATCGGGGGTCATGAAG GTGTCGGTACTATCGTCGCTATTGGTGACCATACTGCTGCTTCTCCCGTCAAGCTCGGTGATCGAGTCGGTATCAAGTGGCTCGCCGACAGCTGTCTCAGCTGTGAGCTTTGTCGACGCGGCTATGAGATGA ACTGTCCCAACGTCAAGCTCTCTGGCTATACCACCGACGGTACTTTCTCCGAATACGTCGTCTCCTTCGTCAACCATGTTACTCCTATTCCCGAATCCCTCGACTCTGCCGGGGCCGCCTCCATTCTCTGTGCTGGTGTCACCACCTACAAGGCTCTCAAGGTCTCCAACACCAAGGTCGGTGACTGGGTCGCTCTTCCCGGCGCTGGCGGTGGTCTCGGTCATCTTGCCGTCCAATATGCAAAGGCCATGGGTCTCAAGGTCGTCGCTATCGATACTGGCGCTGCCAAGGAGAAGCTCGTCAAGTCTCTCGGTGCTGACGCTTGGGTCGACTTTAAAACTTCCAAGGATATTGTGGCCGACATCAAGGCCGCTACTGGCGGTGACGGTCCTGCCGCCGCTGTGGTCACCGCTGCCAACAAGACGGGTTACTCTCAGGCAATCGAGTACTTGAAGCCTAGCGGTACCCTTGTGGCTGTCGGTATGCCTGACGCTGAGATGGGCGCAAACGTTTTCTGGACAGTGTTCAAGAGCATTAGGATCCAGGGTAGCTACGTCGGTAACAGACAGGACGCGATTGAGGCACTTGATATCGCTGCGTCTGGCCACGTCAGGGTCGTCTTTGAAGAGAAAGGTCTTGAATCGTTGAAGGA CGTTTACGAGGACCTTGAGGCTGGTAAGATTGCTGGCCGAGTTGTTCTCAAGGTTTCCGACGAGTAA
- a CDS encoding mannitol-1-phosphate dehydrogenase, putative, with protein sequence MMTISSRRISTFTTALKSIVTRLPPNSTHIRPISTRLSAPFLHHPSISATTSRIIHTTRANMSTLSNFTIPKTQIAAVVKTTGAELAIDKEHPVKQASELRPGECLVKISHTGVCHTDLHAKSGDWPIPPSHPLIGGHEGVGTIVAIGDHTAASPVKLGDRVGIKWLADSCLSCELCRRGYEMNCPNVKLSGYTTDGTFSEYVVSFVNHVTPIPESLDSAGAASILCAGVTTYKALKVSNTKVGDWVALPGAGGGLGHLAVQYAKAMGLKVVAIDTGAAKEKLVKSLGADAWVDFKTSKDIVADIKAATGGDGPAAAVVTAANKTGYSQAIEYLKPSGTLVAVGMPDAEMGANVFWTVFKSIRIQGSYVGNRQDAIEALDIAASGHVRVVFEEKGLESLKE encoded by the exons ATGATGACGATTTCTTCCAGGCGAATCTCGACCTTCACCACAGCCCTCAAGTCCATTGTTACCCGTTTGCCTCCGAACTCAACGCATATAAGACCCATCTCCACACGTCTTTCTGccccttttcttcaccatccatCTATATCCGCAACCACATCACGTATTATCCATACAACCCGAGCAAACATGTCTACTCTCTCTAActtcaccatccccaaAACCCAGATTGCCGCTGTTGTCAAAACTACCGGCGCTGAGCTCGCGATTGACAAGGAGCACCCTGTCAAGCAGGCCTCGGAGCTCAGGCCTGGCGAATGTTTGGTCAAAATCTCCCACACTGGTGTCTGCCATACCGACTTGCACGCCAAGTCTGGCGACTGGCCTATTCCcccatcccatcctcttATCGGGGGTCATGAAG GTGTCGGTACTATCGTCGCTATTGGTGACCATACTGCTGCTTCTCCCGTCAAGCTCGGTGATCGAGTCGGTATCAAGTGGCTCGCCGACAGCTGTCTCAGCTGTGAGCTTTGTCGACGCGGCTATGAGATGA ACTGTCCCAACGTCAAGCTCTCTGGCTATACCACCGACGGTACTTTCTCCGAATACGTCGTCTCCTTCGTCAACCATGTTACTCCTATTCCCGAATCCCTCGACTCTGCCGGGGCCGCCTCCATTCTCTGTGCTGGTGTCACCACCTACAAGGCTCTCAAGGTCTCCAACACCAAGGTCGGTGACTGGGTCGCTCTTCCCGGCGCTGGCGGTGGTCTCGGTCATCTTGCCGTCCAATATGCAAAGGCCATGGGTCTCAAGGTCGTCGCTATCGATACTGGCGCTGCCAAGGAGAAGCTCGTCAAGTCTCTCGGTGCTGACGCTTGGGTCGACTTTAAAACTTCCAAGGATATTGTGGCCGACATCAAGGCCGCTACTGGCGGTGACGGTCCTGCCGCCGCTGTGGTCACCGCTGCCAACAAGACGGGTTACTCTCAGGCAATCGAGTACTTGAAGCCTAGCGGTACCCTTGTGGCTGTCGGTATGCCTGACGCTGAGATGGGCGCAAACGTTTTCTGGACAGTGTTCAAGAGCATTAGGATCCAGGGTAGCTACGTCGGTAACAGACAGGACGCGATTGAGGCACTTGATATCGCTGCGTCTGGCCACGTCAGGGTCGTCTTTGAAGAGAAAGGTCTTGAATCGTTGAAGGAGTAA
- a CDS encoding 1-phosphatidylinositol 4-kinase, putative, whose product MSHALLLRLFLSPYFSISIAMQYLKTYPDSIGISHYLCWRMKRMPAEEVEFYWPQICHLLLTYPTQSNALESFIIARAEESTHSAMLTFWFMQAALRDLIPTRQTDPVPFAICQRVLHRCHAIIFGDPPESSRSPYRSLPHSPSTSALGVLSSLSGSGSNSTGIQIDEGQRQGQRFGQGRVNSHAAAALVGMGVMFAGIPGMPALVPLVGEWALIQGRRPMDDLTSGRDRVEVDTGGGADVRPENVERRRKENENEKEEKEDDSESEEEDGRAQSNENTQGQGYKSNVKFAKSTVNLAITGPAQTAPNLYSPPRSPSALTPFSVIDMPDEKEREKEKNGGISRRKGSDPFGQLFNDRSPTPPKSVHQPFHSVPSLPRSSSYNPYHYSGGPPTAEAILATYSLSAQRQLLTSHYCRSEVRFLLLLEDISNRLLVIPKPARVSALRAELTSLNHNLPAEVCMPLWCTADHTLSPSSSSSTLSPSPSSGSNNPSSSAKNRAYHPRGSAVPGGHSRVVRISPGDSVVLNSAERAPYLLHVEILQGDLDFDPTRRENRELLKKIVVAEDRKRRKRDGTLGVDGNGREAGAGARVRNGGYSNCRQEWGLGSKKGKGKGEGFGSLMPDSIPAIPPSPVPAPVANSSKPPSQTPLSTTAATTTTAGTPQPTPPEEVDLVEQLYGTLSIHDEIPDLSEIIPLPSGPKNRDLDMKAWDRGSPVPGRITSSGVSVGASAGIGAGAMGDVGQYATSPTGTATGSEIGKSGPSTPGFPSVKSGFTSPSPSSSSAFTPGLVQAQGQSPSTPGPKRAITLEDYSERMRTAAVMLAQLNASLIPNAPENQSGGGWIPGTGWIRTPGGGGGGGGEETGGKPDGSAGGKLKLAAAQAAAIRERIMLEMMALEEERVERMTDRPPGADIHIPTAETSGGGEGGYEHDHEHGTAEDEGIVRRELNKADPSAAVFRESWSAKKSRIRAGSPWGHLANWDVISVIVKTGADLRQEQLATQLIERFSRIWKEENCDCWARFFRILITGETSGLVETVTDAVSVHSIKKGEYAKRLAEGGPIGHVSLMDHYVNTFGKPDSGRFARAQRNFIRSLAGYSIITYLLQIKDRHNGNILVDQDGHLIHIDFGFMLSNSPGNMGFEAAPFKMLMEYVDIMGGLDSPGYAYFKKLFKEGFEAARKHSDSLITIVELMQKNSKLDCFALFGDQTAAHFRERFQLGLTTQAVDAYLERLIVTSTGSNYTKLYDTFQYYSQGVL is encoded by the exons ATGTCTCACGCATTACT CCTCCGCCTGTTCCTCTCCCCctacttctccatctccatcgccATGCAGTACCTCAAGACCTATCCCGACTCTATTGGTATATCCCACTATCTCTGCTGgcgaatgaagaggatgccTGCCGAAGAAGTTGAGTTTTATTGGCCCCAGATATG CCATTTGTTACTGACTTACCCTACCCAATCCAATGCTCTCGAGTCGTTCATCATCGCTCGAGCAGAGGAAAGCACCCACTCTGCCATGCTC ACATTCTGGTTCATGCAAGCCGCTCTCCGAGACCTCATCCCAACCCGGCAGACGGATCCTGTCCCGTTCGCAATCTGCCAACGCGTCCTGCACCGTTGCCATGCCATCATCTTTGGTGATCCCCCAGAATCGTCGCGCTCACCTTACCGCTCTTTACCGCATTCGCCGTCTACCTCTGCCTTGGGCGtgctctcttccctctctgGCTCTGGTTCTAACTCTACCGGCATTCAAATTGACGAGGGCCAAAGGCAAGGACAAAGGTTTGGCCAGGGGAGAGTGAACTCACATGCCGCAGCGGCGTTGGTGGGTATGGGCGTCATGTTCGCTGGTATACCCGGTATGCCCGCTCTAGTCCCCCTCGTAGGCGAATGGGCTCTCATCCAAGGGCGCCGACCGATGGACGATCTGACAAGTGGAAGGGATAGGGTGGAAGTGGATACGGGTGGTGGAGCGGATGTCAGGCCTGAAAATgtggaaaggaggagaaaggaaaatgagaatgagaaggaggagaaagaggatgatagtgagtcggaagaggaagatgggcGAGCGCAGAGTAATGAGAATACCCAAGGTCAAGGGTACAAGTCGAATGTTAAATTCGCCAAATCAACCGTCAATCTCGCAATCACTGGCCCCGCTCAAACAGCGCCCAACCTCTATTCTCCACCCCGATCTCCATCTGCACTTACTCCTTTCTCCGTGATCGACATGCCcgatgagaaggaaagggaaaaggaaaagaatggCGGCATTTCTCGCCGAAAGGGTTCAGACCCATTCGGTCAACTGTTCAATGACCGATCCCCTACTCCACCTAAATCTGTACACCAACCTTTCCATTCCGTGCCTTCTTTACCCCGTTCATCGTCTTATAACCCCTATCATTACTCTGGAGGACCACCCACAGCGGAAGCCATTCTCGCGACCTACTCGCTCTCTGCGCAAAGACAACTCCTCACAAGTCATTACTGTAGGAGCGAAGTGAGGTTCTTGCTATTATTGGAAGATATCAGTAATAGATTATTGGTCATTCCTAAACCGGCGCGGGTTAGTGCTTTGAGAGCAGAATTGACGAGTTTGAACCACAACCTCCCAGCCGAAGTGTGCATGCCTCTATGGTGTACTGCCGATCAcaccctttctccttcctcttcttcatccaccttGAGCCCATCACCCTCATCTGGATCGAACAACCCCTCTTCGTCGGCAAAAAATCGAGCATACCATCCGCGCGGTTCCGCCGTCCCAGGCGGTCACTCTCGAGTTGTACGTATCTCACCAGGCGATTCCGTCGTCCTCAACTCGGCAGAAAGAGCACCGTACTTGTTACACGTCGAGATCCTCCAAGGGGATCTCGATTTTGACCCGACGAGAAGGGAAAATAGGGAGTTGTTGAAGAAAATCGTGGTAGCGGAGGAtagaaaaaggaggaaaagggatgGGACATTGGGAGTAGATGGAAACGGACGTGAAGCTGGTGCTGGCGCCAGAGTACGTAATGGAGGGTACAGTAATTGTCGACAAGAATGGGGATTAGGGAgtaaaaaaggaaaagggaaaggagaaggcttCGGAAGTCTCATGCCTGATTCTATCCCTGCCATCCCGCCTTCTCCTGTCCCAGCTCCAGTCGCAAACTCTTCCAAACCACCTTCTCAAACACCTCTATCTaccaccgccgccaccacTACCACTGCTGGTACCCCCCAGCCTACCCCTCCAGAAGAGGTGGACCTTGTCGAACAACTTTACGGTactctctccatccatgACGAGATTCCCGACTTGTCTGAAATTATCCCCTTACCGAGTGGGCCGAAGAACAGGGATTTGGATATGAAAGCGTGGGATCGGGGGTCACCTGTCCCTGGGCGAATAACCAGCTCAGGTGTGAGTGTGGGTGCGAGTGCGGGGATAGGAGCGGGTGCGATGGGCGATGTGGGGCAATACGCAACCTCCCCCACGGGAACGGCAACAGGAAGTGAGATAGGTAAATCCGGACCGTCTACACCTGGCTTCCCATCAGTTAAATCGGGGTTTAcctcaccttctccatcttcctcgtctgccTTCACCCCTGGCTTggttcaagctcaaggtcAAAGCCCTTCCACCCCCGGACCAAAGAGGGCAATCACTCTCGAAGATTATTCGGAACGTATGCGCACAGCGGCCGTCATGCTTGCTCAATTGAACGCTTCACTTATACCGAATGCACCAGAGAACCAAAGTGGGGGTGGATGGATACCGGGTACAGGGTGGATAAGGACTCCaggcggtggtggaggcggtggaggggaagaaacTGGTGGGAAGCCAGATGGATCGGCGGGAGGTAAACTGAAGCTCGCAGCAGCACAAGCGGCAGCGATAAGAGAACGGATCATGCTCGAGATGATGgctcttgaagaagaacgagTGGAACGTATGACAGATCGACCGCCTGGTGCGGATATACACATCCCCACAGCTGAAACGTctggaggaggtgaaggCGGATATGAGCATGATCATGAACATGGTACAGCGGAAGACGAAGGGATTGTGAGGAGAGAGTTGAACAAAGCAGATCCGTCGGCAGCTGTATTCAGGGAAAGTTGGTcagcgaagaagagcaggatAAGGGCTGGAAGTCCGTGGGGCCATCTGGCGAACTGGGAT GTCATCTCAGTGATCGTCAAGACAGGTGCGGATCTAAGGCAGGAGCAACTTGCAACGCAATTGATTGAACGGTTCAGCCGAatttggaaagaggaaaattGTGATTGCTGGGCCAGATT CTTCCGAATCCTTATTACCGGTGAAACATCAGGATTGGTGGAGACTGTGACGGATGCGGTGTCTGTACATTCTATCAAGAAGGGAGAATATGCCAAGCGATTGGCTGAAGGAGGGCCTATCGGGCATGTGTCCTTGATGGACCACTATGTCAAC ACATTCGGTAAACCCGATTCCGGTCGATTCGCTCGTGCCCAACGCAATTTTATCCGTTCTCTCGCAGGTTACTCTATCATCACGTACCTCCTTCAGATCAAAGATCGGCATAACGGGAACATTCTCGTAGACCAGGATGGGCACTTGATCCATATTGACTTTGGGTTCATGTTAAGTAACTCGCCGGGAAATATGGGATTTGAGGCGGCACCTTTCAAGATGCTTATG GAGTATGTGGATATCATGGGAGGATTGGATAGTCCTGGTTATGCGTACTTCAAGAAGCTGTTCAAGGAAGGATTCGAAGCTGCAAGGAAACATTCAGATAGTTTGATCA CAATTGTCGAGCTCATGCAGAAGA ACTCTAAACTCGACTGTTTTGCTCTCTTTGGTGATCAGACAGCTGCTCATTTCCGAGAACGTTTCCAACTAGGTCTCACGACGCAAGCTGTAGACGCATATTTGGAACGCCTAATTGTAACCTCAACCGGGAGCAATTATACCAAGCTGTATGATACTTTCCAGTATTACAG TCAAGGTGTCTTATAA